From one Streptomyces spiramyceticus genomic stretch:
- a CDS encoding ABC transporter ATP-binding protein — protein MPVQRLSAESVTLAYDQRVIAQDLSVEIPDNSFTVIVGPNACGKSTLLRALSRMLKPSQGRVLLDGNAIGSMPAKKVARTLGLLPQSSVAPDGITVADLVARGRYPHQGLLRQWSPEDERIVDESMASTGVGGLADRYVDELSGGQRQRVWIAMALAQQTPLLLLDEPTTFLDIQHQIDVLDLCAELHETRGRTLVAVLHDLNHAARYATHLIAMRDGEIVAQGPPAEVVTAELVERVFGLRCQVIDDPETGTPLVVPAARKARTGKADAAATAVTAAATAAS, from the coding sequence ATGCCAGTGCAGCGCCTCAGCGCGGAATCGGTGACCCTCGCCTACGACCAGCGGGTCATCGCGCAAGACCTGTCCGTCGAGATACCCGACAACTCCTTCACGGTCATCGTCGGGCCGAACGCCTGCGGCAAGTCGACGCTGCTGCGCGCGCTTTCACGCATGCTCAAGCCCTCGCAGGGGCGGGTGCTGCTGGACGGGAACGCCATCGGTTCCATGCCGGCGAAGAAGGTCGCCAGGACGCTGGGGCTGCTGCCGCAGTCGTCCGTCGCGCCCGACGGGATCACGGTCGCCGACCTGGTGGCGCGCGGTCGCTACCCGCACCAGGGGCTGCTGCGGCAGTGGTCGCCGGAGGACGAGCGGATCGTCGACGAGTCGATGGCCTCGACGGGCGTCGGTGGACTGGCCGACCGTTACGTCGACGAGCTGTCCGGCGGACAGCGGCAGCGTGTCTGGATCGCGATGGCGCTGGCCCAGCAGACGCCGCTGCTGCTGCTGGACGAGCCGACGACGTTCCTCGACATCCAGCACCAGATCGACGTACTCGACCTGTGCGCGGAGCTGCACGAGACGCGGGGGCGCACGCTCGTCGCCGTACTGCACGACCTGAACCACGCCGCCCGCTATGCCACGCACCTGATCGCCATGCGGGACGGGGAGATCGTCGCGCAGGGGCCGCCCGCCGAGGTCGTCACCGCCGAGCTGGTGGAGCGGGTCTTCGGGCTGCGCTGCCAGGTCATCGACGACCCGGAGACGGGGACACCGCTGGTGGTGCCCGCCGCGAGGAAGGCCCGTACCGGAAAGGCCGACGCGGCGGCTACGGCTGTTACAGCTGCGGCTACAGCAGCGTCCTGA
- a CDS encoding SCP2 sterol-binding domain-containing protein: protein MATMEECRSALDKLSDNLAQADDGVRSAAALDRSLSCHIKDLDVTFTGRLAGGRIDVRETLEGPPRERAEIRLAMTGDDLVAMVGGELSFAKAWASGRVRLEAGFRDLIRLRTLL from the coding sequence ATGGCAACGATGGAGGAGTGCCGCAGCGCGCTCGACAAACTTTCGGACAACCTGGCTCAGGCCGACGACGGCGTACGCAGCGCCGCCGCCCTCGACCGCTCCCTGAGCTGCCACATCAAGGATCTCGACGTCACCTTCACCGGCCGCCTCGCGGGCGGCCGGATCGACGTACGGGAAACCCTGGAGGGCCCCCCGCGCGAACGCGCCGAGATCCGCCTCGCCATGACCGGCGACGACCTCGTGGCCATGGTCGGCGGCGAGCTGAGCTTCGCGAAGGCCTGGGCCTCGGGCAGAGTCAGGCTGGAGGCCGGTTTCCGCGACCTGATCCGCCTCAGGACGCTGCTGTAG